The following are encoded in a window of Sutcliffiella horikoshii genomic DNA:
- a CDS encoding ABC transporter permease, producing the protein MRIIKASLQQVKKDWVIYAMLFPGLLYFVVFHVIPLIGMKLAFQDYRIIGDNVWVGLKHFKILFSSPAFMDVLQNTIIISTMKIVFFFPIPIILSLLINEVRSGRYRKYVQSVVYLPHFLSWVVIAGIWISLLNPTDGGINIIRNFFQLPSLDFMTSKEHIRWVLVFSEMWRSAGWDSIIYLAAIMKISPTLYEAAKIDGASSLQQMRYITLPAMMTTVVTVFILNLGFFMNAGFDQVFNMMNASVISVVDILDTYVYRIGIVNGQYSYATAASLFKGFIGVVLILGTHFISKRFTGKGVW; encoded by the coding sequence ATGAGGATAATAAAGGCCTCTTTACAACAGGTTAAGAAAGACTGGGTTATCTATGCCATGCTCTTTCCTGGGCTCTTATACTTTGTTGTATTCCATGTCATCCCTTTGATTGGGATGAAACTGGCATTTCAGGACTACCGGATTATCGGGGACAATGTATGGGTAGGGCTTAAACACTTCAAGATTTTGTTCAGCTCCCCGGCTTTTATGGATGTGCTTCAGAACACCATTATTATAAGCACGATGAAGATAGTATTCTTCTTCCCGATCCCTATCATTCTATCACTTCTTATTAATGAAGTGAGAAGTGGAAGGTATCGGAAGTATGTCCAATCGGTCGTGTATCTGCCCCATTTTTTATCATGGGTTGTCATTGCAGGTATTTGGATAAGCCTACTGAATCCGACTGATGGAGGAATTAATATCATTCGAAACTTTTTCCAACTTCCATCTCTAGATTTCATGACAAGCAAAGAGCATATCCGTTGGGTTTTAGTATTTTCAGAAATGTGGAGAAGCGCCGGCTGGGATTCTATCATCTATTTGGCGGCCATTATGAAAATTAGCCCGACGCTCTATGAAGCAGCGAAAATCGATGGCGCTTCAAGCCTTCAACAAATGAGGTATATAACCTTGCCGGCCATGATGACGACTGTGGTGACTGTCTTTATTTTAAATCTTGGATTCTTCATGAATGCTGGTTTTGACCAAGTATTCAACATGATGAACGCTTCTGTCATCAGCGTTGTGGACATTCTTGATACGTACGTGTACAGAATCGGGATCGTGAACGGGCAGTATTCTTATGCAACAGCAGCAAGTTTATTCAAAGGATTTATAGGTGTCGTACTGATTCTTGGCACACATTTTATCTCCAAGAGATTTACAGGTAAAGGCGTATGGTAG
- the rbsK gene encoding ribokinase: MAKIAVVGSINLDYVIETDSLPELGETIKGKTFFCSPGGKGANQAVAAARLGGKVTMFGSVGTDINGTYLKSNLEKEGIDVTHVNDIPDIPTGAAFIELCQGDNRILIISGANDYTNNAYMKSKIDQLLQADCILFQFETPLELLEELVPILHNAGKTIIVNPAPAFKLNQEIIDMITYLTPNEHEYQLVLDTSMSCHEVIRKYPNKLIITRGEKGILYWDDKKEIIIPSIKVTPVDTTGAGDTFSGAFALAISEGMSLPESIRFGTVAAGISITQKGAQSGMPYRKDVDALLNKEVRNHEDNKGLFTTG; the protein is encoded by the coding sequence GTGGCAAAAATAGCAGTAGTAGGCAGTATCAACTTGGATTATGTCATAGAAACAGACAGTTTACCTGAGCTTGGGGAAACAATAAAAGGGAAGACATTTTTCTGCTCCCCAGGCGGCAAGGGGGCCAATCAGGCAGTAGCGGCTGCCAGGCTTGGTGGAAAAGTTACTATGTTCGGGTCTGTAGGGACAGATATAAACGGAACTTACCTTAAGAGCAACCTCGAAAAGGAAGGCATTGATGTAACACATGTAAATGATATTCCAGATATACCTACTGGTGCAGCATTTATTGAATTATGCCAAGGAGACAACCGAATTCTCATTATATCTGGCGCCAATGACTATACGAATAATGCTTACATGAAATCAAAAATAGACCAACTACTACAAGCCGATTGTATCCTGTTCCAATTTGAAACACCCCTGGAATTATTGGAGGAGCTAGTTCCTATTCTACATAACGCGGGAAAAACCATCATCGTCAATCCAGCTCCAGCGTTCAAACTAAATCAGGAAATAATCGACATGATTACTTATTTGACTCCAAACGAACACGAATATCAACTAGTATTGGATACCTCAATGTCTTGTCACGAAGTAATCAGGAAATATCCGAACAAACTCATCATCACAAGAGGTGAAAAAGGCATACTCTACTGGGACGATAAAAAGGAGATTATCATCCCTTCTATTAAAGTAACTCCGGTAGATACAACAGGTGCTGGTGATACGTTCTCAGGGGCATTTGCTCTTGCCATTAGTGAAGGGATGTCCCTACCCGAAAGCATCCGGTTTGGTACAGTCGCAGCAGGTATTTCCATAACACAAAAAGGGGCACAGAGTGGGATGCCTTATCGCAAAGATGTCGACGCTTTATTAAACAAAGAGGTGAGAAACCATGAGGATAATAAAGGCCTCTTTACAACAGGTTAA
- a CDS encoding DUF4387 domain-containing protein, whose translation MTTLFELAKVLRSKNSGPFEITLDVLFNSKENYFRVKDAGIITKSLIADLYHISEQQIHHLVFFDQALGFKITFARETSSGTVGDRDVYGAQQHAPLMNIIIK comes from the coding sequence ATGACCACATTGTTTGAACTGGCAAAGGTATTAAGAAGCAAGAATTCAGGCCCGTTTGAAATCACTCTGGATGTCCTTTTTAATAGCAAAGAAAACTACTTTAGAGTAAAAGATGCAGGTATTATTACCAAAAGCTTGATAGCGGACCTTTACCATATATCGGAGCAGCAGATACACCATTTGGTCTTTTTCGACCAGGCACTTGGGTTTAAAATAACATTTGCTAGGGAGACTTCGTCTGGAACGGTGGGAGATAGGGACGTATATGGGGCACAGCAGCATGCACCGTTAATGAATATTATAATCAAGTAG
- a CDS encoding acyclic terpene utilization AtuA family protein, with protein MSKHIRILSPCGMLGYGFPETSFLNGLKEEIHGIVVDAGSTDAGPHKLGAGVPIVSRRAAKKDLEILLKNGVPKKIPIIIGSAGGAGAKPHVEWTLEIIKEILNENNLKANTAVIWADFTTEEILQANKANKINPLSSNIPELTTSQIEDSFNIVAQMGHEPIVEALEQGADVIVCGRAYDPSPFAAVGAFHQKDLGLSYHLGKILECGALCAEPGTTKDSILGTIHEDYFTVESLNPKRKCTTISLAAHTFYEKEHPYILHGPGFTLDLSECEFNETLPGVISVKNSKYIKNDQHRIKLEAAKLVAYRTFVIAGIRDPILLGSIEDIEDIVIQQVQDYYKEIPQEDYQINFYNYGKNGVLGNKETTAFHGHEIGVMFEVIAKTQELATSICATVRSTFLHYGYENRKSTAGNLAFPFAPSDVEFGPVYEFSIYHLMEITENPFRIEFLEEVLQ; from the coding sequence ATGAGCAAACATATTAGAATACTTTCCCCCTGCGGGATGCTAGGTTACGGTTTTCCTGAAACGTCTTTTCTAAATGGACTAAAAGAAGAGATACACGGAATTGTAGTGGATGCAGGTTCCACAGATGCAGGTCCACATAAGCTTGGCGCAGGAGTACCCATAGTCAGCAGACGGGCAGCAAAAAAAGATTTGGAAATACTCCTTAAAAACGGTGTGCCAAAGAAAATCCCCATTATCATCGGTTCCGCAGGAGGTGCCGGAGCAAAACCGCATGTAGAATGGACATTGGAGATCATCAAGGAAATCTTGAACGAGAACAACCTAAAAGCAAATACAGCAGTCATATGGGCTGACTTTACAACAGAAGAGATTCTACAAGCAAACAAAGCTAACAAGATTAACCCACTTAGCAGTAACATTCCTGAACTAACTACTAGTCAAATAGAAGACTCCTTCAATATTGTTGCACAAATGGGACACGAACCAATTGTTGAAGCTCTTGAACAAGGGGCTGATGTTATCGTCTGCGGAAGAGCTTACGATCCATCACCTTTTGCAGCGGTCGGAGCTTTTCATCAGAAAGACCTTGGCCTCTCCTATCACTTAGGGAAAATTCTAGAATGCGGTGCTCTCTGTGCGGAGCCTGGAACGACAAAGGACAGTATACTCGGAACAATTCACGAGGATTATTTTACAGTGGAGTCGCTAAACCCCAAAAGGAAATGTACAACAATAAGTCTGGCTGCCCACACCTTTTATGAGAAAGAGCATCCATACATACTTCATGGACCTGGATTCACACTCGACCTTAGTGAATGTGAATTTAATGAGACATTACCAGGTGTTATCAGTGTGAAAAACAGTAAATATATCAAAAATGATCAACATCGAATCAAATTGGAAGCTGCTAAGTTGGTAGCGTATCGGACATTTGTCATAGCTGGAATAAGAGACCCCATCCTTTTAGGATCCATCGAAGACATAGAAGACATCGTCATCCAGCAAGTACAGGACTATTACAAAGAGATTCCTCAGGAAGACTATCAAATAAATTTTTATAACTATGGAAAAAACGGTGTACTTGGAAACAAGGAAACAACTGCCTTCCATGGCCATGAGATTGGTGTCATGTTCGAAGTGATTGCCAAAACACAAGAACTTGCAACAAGCATTTGTGCAACAGTCCGTTCAACCTTTCTACATTATGGCTATGAAAACAGGAAATCCACAGCAGGAAATCTTGCCTTTCCTTTTGCCCCTAGTGATGTGGAATTTGGACCTGTCTATGAATTTTCCATCTATCATCTGATGGAAATTACGGAGAATCCGTTCCGAATTGAGTTTTTGGAGGAGGTCTTGCAATGA